GCTTTCGTCCAAGGCATTGGTATAGCGGAGGCTTGAATCATGGCCGCAGGAAAGGACCGGACGCCCAACTCCCGTTCCAAGTCTCGAGTGCCGCTTCCCGGCAGCGAGCGTACGCCACTGCGGGGCGCCAAACTCGTTGGCAAGGTCGACCCCGATTTGCGAATTGAGATTACGCTCCAACTGCGCCGTCGGCCCGGGAGCCAACTAGAGCAGAGAGTGAGCCAAATCGCCGCGCAGCGCCTCGACGAACGAAGGTACTTGACACGCGAGGAGTTGGGGCGGGTTGGCGGTGCCGACCAGGCTGATATCGCTGCCGTTGACAAGTTTGCCCATGAACACAGCCTCAGCGTTTCTGAGGCGAGCGTCCCAAGGCGAACCGTGAAGCTCGTGGGAAGAGTGGCCGACTTCAGCGCTGCCTTTGGCGTTAGCCTGAAGCGCTACCGAGCGGGCAGGGTCAGCTATCGGGGCCGCCGAGGCCCCATCTACATACCAAAGGACCTTGATGGAATCGTCGAGCGGGTTCTCGGCCTGGATGACCGTCCGGCGGTTGCGCCCCACTATCGAATCCTAAGGAAAGCCAAGAGACAGCCGACGAAAGGGCAGAAGAAACACGCCGGGGCCGGCGCCTTGCGCAGTTTCTCGCCGCTTGAGGTGGCAAAGCTCTACAACGTCCCCTCCGGCAGCGATGGCACCGGTCAAACCATTGCCCTCATCGAGCTGAACGACGTTGACAAACAAGGCGTCGCGACGGGTGTCGGTTTCAGCAAGACGGACCTTGATGCGTACTTTGCGGGGCTCGGGCTCGCTACCCCCAATGTCACCGCGGTTGGGGTGGACGGCGGGTCCAACGTTCCCGGGCCAGACCCCAACGGTGACGGTGAGGTCACACTCGACATTGAAGTTGCGGGAGCGGTCGCGCCGAAGGCGAACATTGCGGTCTATTTCGGCACCAACACGACCGACGGTTTCATCCAGGCCCTCACCTCGGCCATTCACGACGACGTCCGGAAGCCTTCGCTTGTTTCCA
This portion of the Vicinamibacteria bacterium genome encodes:
- a CDS encoding S53 family peptidase, with the translated sequence MAAGKDRTPNSRSKSRVPLPGSERTPLRGAKLVGKVDPDLRIEITLQLRRRPGSQLEQRVSQIAAQRLDERRYLTREELGRVGGADQADIAAVDKFAHEHSLSVSEASVPRRTVKLVGRVADFSAAFGVSLKRYRAGRVSYRGRRGPIYIPKDLDGIVERVLGLDDRPAVAPHYRILRKAKRQPTKGQKKHAGAGALRSFSPLEVAKLYNVPSGSDGTGQTIALIELNDVDKQGVATGVGFSKTDLDAYFAGLGLATPNVTAVGVDGGSNVPGPDPNGDGEVTLDIEVAGAVAPKANIAVYFGTNTTDGFIQALTSAIHDDVRKPSLVSISWGGPEEASTKQLLTGLDQALQEAAAVGVTVCCAAGDNGSADMQQGDWDGVPHADFPASSPWALGCGGTTLQTTGSGFVETVWNGGPNGGSTGGGVSNVFAKPAYQANVNVPVPQQSGGGRGVPDVSGNADPATGYQVLVQGNSTVVGGTSAVAPLWAAILALINQQRAAKGKGPLGFLNPVLYGLAGTANAFHDVVDGNNDIFGTLHGKYAAGPGWDPCTGLGTPNGRNLAAAL